A window from Vigna angularis cultivar LongXiaoDou No.4 chromosome 7, ASM1680809v1, whole genome shotgun sequence encodes these proteins:
- the LOC108337616 gene encoding uncharacterized protein LOC108337616 — MINTLILVLCLVSSGVSPIVYGIENIFKEDLELDRQLKLINKPPVKTIHTEHGDIVDCIDINKQPAFDHPLLKNHKLQEKPNFQRPIGKISGKKLSGRSMFGFDKHHCYKGTVPILRTTKENLIREKKLLNSSIFVKDISGVHLAEIAVSSKFGPYFSIDANNIVYNPTVTKGQMSLSHIWVQNGPINTNNKISMGWHVSPELYGDYDTHEYATWTSDNYHRTGCFNLRCPGFVQTHSGLHLGKRLTNVSFYGGPLYSFRSSISQDPSTKNWWVGIQDFYIGYYPAELFSNLGSADKVGLGGRTSTAPGSPSPPMGSGHFPGNFFHSSFFDLIFVQNASRRNYGPEKYQTEHYLDKPKCYGLKYFGNLHQNVGCALQFGGPGGNCGD; from the exons ATGATTAATACATTGATccttgttttgtgtttggtgAGCAGCGGTGTTAGTCCTATAGTTTATGgtattgaaaatatattcaaaGAAGATTTGGAGCTAGACCGACAACTAAAGCTCATTAACAAACCTCCTGTCAAAACTATTCAT acAGAACATGGAGACATTGTTGATTGTATTGATATTAACAAACAACCTGCCTTTGATCATCCTTTGCTTAAGAATCATAAACTTCAG GAAAAACCTAACTTTCAAAGACCAATTGGAAAAATAAGTGGGAAAAAATTATCGGGTAGATCTATGTTTGGATTTGATAAACACCATTGTTATAAAGGGACAGTTCCTATTCTCagaacaacaaaagaaaatctcattcgagaaaaaaaattattaaatagtaGTATTTTCGTTAAAGATATTTCCGGTGTTCAT CTTGCAGAGATAGCTGTCTCATCAAAATTTGGTCCATACTTCAGCATTGATgcaaataatattgtttataatCCAACTGTCACTAAGGGTCAAATGTCTCTTTCTCATATATGGGTTCAAAATGGAccaataaatacaaataataaaattagtatgGGATGGCAt GTGTCTCCGGAATTGTATGGTGACTATGATACCCACGAGTATGCAACATGGACG TCAGATAATTATCATAGGACGGGATGCTTCAACCTAAGATGTCCAGGTTTTGTTCAAACTCATAGTGGATTGCATCTTGGTAAACGTCTCACAAATGTATCATTCTACGGTGGACCACTTTATTCTTTTCGTAGTTCTATCAGTCAG GATCCATCGACTAAAAACTGGTGGGTAGGTATACAAGATTTTTATATTGGATATTATCCAGCAGAATTGTTTTCCAATTTGGGTTCAGCAGATAAAGTAGGATTGGGCGGAAGGACATCAACTGCCCCTGGCTCTCCTAGTCCTCCAATGGGATCTGGACATTTTCCtggaaatttttttcattcaagtTTCTTTGACTTGATCTTTGTTCAGAATGCTTCAAGAAGAAATTATGGACCTGAAAAGTATCAAACAGAACACTACCTTGACAAACCTAAATGTTATGGTCTTaagtattttggtaatcttcatcAAAACGTAGGATGTGCTCTTCAATTTGGAGGACCTGGTGGTAATTGTGGCGATTGA